DNA from Desulforegula conservatrix Mb1Pa:
GCGATCCTTGGCAAGGCGGAATTAGACCCCACCGTTGTTATTGGAGGAAAGCTCAAGAGCATAGGACTCAACGCTCTTCTGGGCAAGGGTGATTATCTTGTCGCAGAGGCCGATGAATCGGACGGATCTTTCCTGAAGATGTCACCGGCAATTGCGGTCGTAACAAATATTGACAGAGAACATTTGGACCACTACGGAAACATGGAAAACATAAAGGACGCATTTTCCAAATTCATAAATAGTGTCCCTTTTTACGGGACGTCCGTGGTATGTCTTGACAACGAAGCCTTGCAGGATATCCTTCCAAAGATCAAAAAACGTCATATCACATACGGACTTTCAAGCCAGGCCGATCTTCAGGCCAGGGCCATCAAGTTAGAAGGTTTCAGAAGTACATATTCAGTGTTCCATCACTCAAAAAAACTTGGGGACATAACCCTTAATCTCCCTGGCATACATAATGTCTACAATTCCCTTGCCGCGATAGCAGTATCAATGGAACTAGGAGTAAATTTCGAACATATAAGAGATGCTTTTGCTACCATACAGGGTGTTCAGAGAAGACTTGAACTAAAGGGCGAAGCCAAGGGAGCAAAAATATTCGATGATTACGGGCATCATCCCACAGAAATAAAGACAACCCTTGCCGCACTTCGTGAAATCTATCCGGAAAACAAAATCATAGTTGTTTTTCAGCCCCACAGATATTCAAGAACCAGGGATCTGTTCGACGAATTCATAAAATCGTTTTATCAGTCTGACTCACTTGTACTTTTGCCTATATATGCTGCCGGAGAACAGGAAATTCCCGAACTGAGCCACAATTCACTTGGAGAAGCCATATCTGCCCATGGGCATAGGGAAGTTCTGGCGTTTGATTCTCTGGAAGAAGCTGCTGA
Protein-coding regions in this window:
- the murC gene encoding UDP-N-acetylmuramate--L-alanine ligase: MYQKKYHIHFVGIGGIGMSGIAELLINLGYTVSGSDIKKTDITDRLSEIGGNIFECHEPENIDGADVVVISSAVSPANPEVAAAREAGIPVIPRAEMLAELMRLKYSIAVAGAHGKTTTTSMIAAILGKAELDPTVVIGGKLKSIGLNALLGKGDYLVAEADESDGSFLKMSPAIAVVTNIDREHLDHYGNMENIKDAFSKFINSVPFYGTSVVCLDNEALQDILPKIKKRHITYGLSSQADLQARAIKLEGFRSTYSVFHHSKKLGDITLNLPGIHNVYNSLAAIAVSMELGVNFEHIRDAFATIQGVQRRLELKGEAKGAKIFDDYGHHPTEIKTTLAALREIYPENKIIVVFQPHRYSRTRDLFDEFIKSFYQSDSLVLLPIYAAGEQEIPELSHNSLGEAISAHGHREVLAFDSLEEAADHVFSSIKSGDVVLTLGAGNVWRLGERIISMSGDN